The genomic DNA GAATTCGCTGGAGCATCCTTGCGGCCTGAACCCTCGAGCTTACCGAGCCGTTGAAAGTGACGGAACGGCAGGGAGAGGCATGCTTGATGGAAATCTGCTGTatcaatggctggatatggGACAACACCGCAAGATGGAAATTGCTGCCCGGGTTGGGGCACATGAGTGGGAGATCAAGGCTGACCTCGAAGCTATTGGTGCAGAGGGACTGGGATATTTgtaataatactttattTGAAAAGCTCTGTTTGCGCGAGTCAATCAGGGCTCGCTTGAAGATAGTCGTACAACAAGGCATCTCTATTATCTgtctatatatatctatatatgtGTGTGTGTCTGTTGTGTAGAGGTGCGCCCATGAGTCTCGTAGTATTCGAAGGCATCACACTCTGAAGTGCTAAGAGTTCATATCACCTTTAGATAGTCATACAAGGTCCATAGCACTGAccaagaaacaaaagagagCCGATAGCCATTGAAAGACATAGCATTCATTACCCATTTGCGGATCTGATGTGCCACTAGAAGCTAAGGAACCGCTGGCAAGTAGTACGGCCATGAATTGAGTGCGAAGAACACCATAGAAGAATTCCTTGGACACGAGGTGGACGCTGTTTATTAGCTGCCACGAGTCATTACTTGCATTTCGTCATCTTTCCAGGACTAATTTTCGGGACCAGGCATCAGCTGGATTTCAGAGTCTCCTTAGAGCATGTATATGATCCCAACAATTCTGCCGTATGCTGACAGAGTCGTAGCAAGACATCATGACACAGTGAGATATGTGCATACCAAACCACATGAACTCTTAAGAGCCTAAGTACGGAAAtcaagaaggggaaagaaaaggtcaAAGGGACAGCAGACAAAAACAAGGACTCCGCCGTCATCGTAAACTCCCTCACGCCGGAATTGCTCCTTCGATTGCAGTGTAGCCCATACCCATACATGAGACTAGTCAACGCGCATTCTGTTAGTGCGTATTCTGTCCGAAAGATGTGCCAGTATAGATAACGCCAGAAATGAGAGAAAGCCATGGAGAAAGTGGAATGTGAGGTGTTAGAAAGGACAAGGGATCAGGGGTATGGGGAAGGGCGGGGTGGTCTGATGCAGAGTCTTTCAGGATAGTGGATAGCTGGTTGATCGAGATAGGAGTCATGGATGCTATTTTTGCAAAGAATCTCTGCGGAATAGTGGAATGAGACCCTGCCGAATTCCCATACAAGGGAGTTCTTAAAAGACATCTTCTGCAGCAAAATACCGCttgcttctccctcttccagCAACAAATTTCATTTCTGGCATATTGGTGTGATGTACCACATGTGGACGGTAGACAGCATCCACAGGAGCTTGCCAATCGTCCAGGCCCAGAGGGAAATACTCGTACAGTAGATCAGCACTTTCATTCGGAAACGGAAGAGACGATGCGAAGGGTTGCTGCAAACCAGCGGTGTTTAGCAAGGGTAGCGACGTTGATGTGCTTCGTGACGGTGCCTGCGACACGCTGTGGGACAGCTTGCGCATTTTGGTGGGCGGCGCCGAGCTGCCCATATCGTGACTCTTGTGTGAGACGTCGTTGGCATACGAGGAGCCAGGCCTGGCTGAATCGACCAGGTTGACACCTTCGCCAGTAGTATCGTCATCTAGTAGGGAAAGGTTGATCGGTGCCGCCATGACGCTCGATCGTCTTTGGCTATCTGTCATGCGAGAAAATTCAGGAGTGGACTGAGGATATAATGACGGTTGAGGGAGGGGTGTAGAAGAAAGCGCGCCTCCAGAGGAGTGAGGTATGTGAGTCCAGTCAGGGGATGACTGTCGCTGCGCTGCAATGGTCGACTGAGGAAGCGAAGTGTCTGGCGAGGTGCTTTTAGCTGTGGACTTCGCCTTGCCTGGCGTCAGACTGGGCCGATGGTCGGTATCGCTGGTAGGGGTGCGGTTGAGGGTGGCAGCCTGGGCGCTCTTTCTTGATGCCGCAGCGCTGCCGCTTAGAGGTAAGTCCTTACGCGACTGGAAATTGCGCGGACTACGACCTCGTACAATCACAGGCCCTGAGTGAACCTCGCAGATCGGAATTTTCGCGCCAGTGGACAGAGTCGCAACAACCTTTAGTCGGACGACGAAATGTTGTTGCAGCTCTTTTCTCCGCCCGTTGTTGGCCGTCGCAACACGGAATTGTAACCGCTTCCAAGCAATCGGGAACGTCGCATAATCGGTGTCCAGGTCTTGGCCCGCCATGATGTCCAATGGAATTGGTGGGGGTTCTTTCTCAACCTTCGCATTGCTGTTACTAGCACCATTGTCATCAGTCGGTTGATTGCCGTTCGCAGCGGGCGTTTTCCAGGGCACTGAAATGATCTTGACCGAATTGCCCTCCACAGACTCAGTGGCGGAAACGCAGAGTTCTTGCGCAAGGATAGGTATACGGTCGCCCTGCTCGGTCATGATGTACCGTAGACTCCGAGGCAGGGTCACGGAGCCTGTGATCTGGAACAGGTTGCGCCGGTAGCATGTCAACTCCGCCCCTTGTTGGGGCGGTGCGTTTTCCGTCGGGGATGTGGTCCAAGGCGATTCGGCGAGAAAGAACATGCCATGTAACTGGGCCGATAGCGATAACGACGTCCGCCGCAACGAATAATCAAGGAGAGTGAAATTATAGGCGGGCATTGAGAAACTCAGCAACTTGTTATTGTGGTCAATAGACGAGTCTGGAGGTTGTTCGGAGGGTGCGGGGTCGAATGGGGTCACCATTTCCGTGAAGGGATCGTCGTACCCCGAAGAGAAACGTTTCAACGTGTTCGGCAAACTGTGCTGAGTGAAGGGAGGGATATCCTCGCCGCTGTTCCAGTGCGCTTTGGTCAGAATGATCATTTGTGAGCGCAAAGCGAGGATGGACTTACCTAACGAACGTGTCGGAGTCGAAATTCGAGCGTTGGTCGGGTAGATCAATACCAGGCATGGCATTAAGGTAGTCGGCGCCCTGCATATTGCCCAGTGACAACGGACTGGCCAGATACGGCATGGCCATAGTATCGAAACCCTCCatggtgatggagatgtatGAGTGGATAGAACAGCGCCGACGAAAGAGACAACGAATTCGAGGACGCAAGGCAAAGGCAGAAAGGTCAAGGCAGTTGCgtgaagaggaaagaagtAGAAACGAAAGAGgatagaagaagagggaggaaaggCGATCGTGACCAGCCCGGAGGACGTAAGAAAGACCTAATGCGAAACGAACATGgagaggacgaagatgatgaaaaaAGGAATAGTGCAGTGGATCGAGCAGTCCGTAAGACCAGAAGTAGACACCTGGATGG from Aspergillus fumigatus Af293 chromosome 8, whole genome shotgun sequence includes the following:
- a CDS encoding NDT80/PhoG-like DNA-binding family protein, producing MEGFDTMAMPYLASPLSLGNMQGADYLNAMPGIDLPDQRSNFDSDTFVSGEDIPPFTQHSLPNTLKRFSSGYDDPFTEMVTPFDPAPSEQPPDSSIDHNNKLLSFSMPAYNFTLLDYSLRRTSLSLSAQLHGMFFLAESPWTTSPTENAPPQQGAELTCYRRNLFQITGSVTLPRSLRYIMTEQGDRIPILAQELCVSATESVEGNSVKIISVPWKTPAANGNQPTDDNGASNSNAKVEKEPPPIPLDIMAGQDLDTDYATFPIAWKRLQFRVATANNGRRKELQQHFVVRLKVVATLSTGAKIPICEVHSGPVIVRGRSPRNFQSRKDLPLSGSAAASRKSAQAATLNRTPTSDTDHRPSLTPGKAKSTAKSTSPDTSLPQSTIAAQRQSSPDWTHIPHSSGGALSSTPLPQPSLYPQSTPEFSRMTDSQRRSSVMAAPINLSLLDDDTTGEGVNLVDSARPGSSYANDVSHKSHDMGSSAPPTKMRKLSHSVSQAPSRSTSTSLPLLNTAGLQQPFASSLPFPNESADLLYEYFPLGLDDWQAPVDAVYRPHVVHHTNMPEMKFVAGRGRSKRYFAAEDVF